A genomic region of Neisseria cinerea contains the following coding sequences:
- the misR gene encoding two-component system response regulator MisR, translated as MSRVLLVDDDALLTELLTEYLSAEGLNVHSVPDGEAGVQEILSGQYDVVVLDSMMPKMNGLDVLKNVRTQSTVPIIMLTAKGDDIDRIIGLEMGADDYVPKPCTPRELLARINAILRRAQHSGEQNNVPNSISVSDVVLYPAKRQASVKDTPLELTSTEFNLLEVLMRHAGQVVSKETLSVEALDRKLAKFDRSIDVHISSIRHKLGDASLIQTVRGLGYLFVKN; from the coding sequence ATGAGCCGCGTATTACTCGTAGATGACGACGCCCTACTGACCGAACTGCTGACCGAATACCTGAGCGCCGAAGGCCTGAACGTCCACAGCGTTCCCGATGGAGAAGCAGGCGTACAGGAAATCCTAAGCGGGCAATACGATGTAGTCGTATTAGATTCCATGATGCCCAAAATGAACGGACTGGACGTTTTAAAAAATGTCCGCACACAAAGCACCGTTCCCATCATCATGCTGACTGCAAAAGGCGATGATATCGACCGCATTATCGGATTGGAAATGGGTGCGGACGACTACGTGCCCAAACCCTGTACACCGCGCGAACTCCTGGCACGCATCAACGCCATCCTCCGACGTGCGCAACACAGCGGGGAACAAAACAACGTACCAAACAGCATCTCGGTCAGCGATGTCGTACTGTATCCGGCCAAACGCCAAGCCTCTGTCAAAGATACACCGCTCGAACTGACCAGTACCGAATTCAACCTGCTCGAAGTCCTGATGCGCCATGCCGGACAAGTGGTCAGCAAAGAGACCTTATCCGTCGAAGCACTTGACCGCAAACTTGCAAAATTCGACCGCAGTATCGACGTACATATCTCCAGCATCCGACACAAACTGGGGGATGCTTCCCTGATTCAAACCGTACGCGGCTTAGGCTACCTGTTTGTAAAAAACTGA
- a CDS encoding PglL family O-oligosaccharyltransferase, whose translation MSVEASAPNPAGKLPIYILLCFLWINIAPFLSTLRIGPASGFYLEAASAAGLTVLLFLTARQKLFSTKIPPLSFLLLAMAAFWWLQARLMNLIYPGMNDIVSWVFILLAISAWACRCLIARFGQERIVTLFAWSLLIGALLQSCVAIMQFAGWSDIPLLQGIIAYSGGTVNGQLGQRNHLGHYLMWGILAAAYLHSQRKIPAPYGAICLTVMTAVLGLVNSRTILGYIAAISLILPYWYFHSGKPSRRIILSMAAAISLAALFQFSMNTFLETFTHIRYETAVERIGNSSFSGSLRQIEWNKAIAAFRSAPLFGHGWNSFAQQTFLLNAEQHNLSNNILNVLFTHSHNIILQLLAETGISGTLLVAVTLMTGIAGLLKRPGTPASLFLLCTLTVSMCHSMLEYPLWYVYFLIPFSLMLFLSEPGTSDGISCTAAVNRSIQAASLILLAGLLHLGWTYTQLVRFSTIRQSDNTQTVQKKIDGLRHISENSPMLSYYADLSLSKRASPTDADIRPWAEKATLKSLTYRPYSNTYQVALYLMRQGKNEDAEQWMRATQSYYPYLMPFYAGKIRQHHMLAPLLPDLLKDCKIFVNTPQHQKAQSCD comes from the coding sequence ATGTCCGTTGAAGCATCCGCTCCAAATCCAGCCGGCAAACTGCCAATTTATATATTGCTCTGTTTTCTCTGGATCAATATCGCCCCCTTCCTGTCCACACTCAGGATAGGGCCGGCATCCGGCTTCTACCTGGAAGCCGCCTCTGCCGCCGGTCTGACCGTTCTGCTGTTTTTGACCGCACGACAAAAACTGTTTAGCACAAAAATCCCTCCCCTCAGCTTTCTCCTGCTTGCAATGGCAGCATTCTGGTGGTTGCAGGCACGGCTGATGAATCTGATTTACCCCGGCATGAACGATATCGTTTCCTGGGTGTTCATCTTGCTCGCCATAAGCGCATGGGCATGCAGATGCCTAATTGCACGCTTCGGACAGGAACGCATCGTAACCCTGTTTGCCTGGTCGCTGCTCATCGGAGCATTGCTCCAATCCTGCGTTGCCATCATGCAGTTTGCCGGATGGTCGGATATCCCGCTGCTTCAAGGCATCATCGCTTATAGCGGAGGAACCGTAAACGGACAGCTCGGACAGCGCAACCATCTCGGACACTACCTCATGTGGGGGATACTCGCCGCCGCCTACCTCCACAGCCAACGAAAAATCCCGGCCCCCTACGGTGCAATCTGCCTGACGGTCATGACTGCCGTTTTAGGCCTGGTCAATTCACGCACCATCTTAGGCTACATAGCCGCCATATCCCTCATCCTTCCCTACTGGTATTTCCATTCAGGCAAACCCTCCAGACGGATCATACTCAGCATGGCTGCGGCCATATCCCTCGCCGCACTATTCCAATTCTCCATGAATACCTTCTTGGAAACCTTTACCCACATCCGCTATGAAACTGCCGTCGAACGCATCGGCAACAGCAGCTTTTCAGGCTCGTTGCGCCAAATCGAATGGAACAAAGCCATCGCAGCATTCCGATCCGCACCGCTGTTCGGACACGGTTGGAATAGTTTTGCGCAACAAACCTTCCTGCTCAATGCCGAACAACACAATCTCAGCAACAATATCCTCAACGTCCTATTCACCCATTCACACAACATCATTCTCCAACTCCTTGCAGAAACCGGAATCAGCGGTACACTTTTAGTGGCCGTAACACTGATGACCGGTATTGCCGGACTGCTGAAACGGCCTGGCACACCGGCCTCGCTTTTCCTACTTTGCACCCTTACCGTCAGCATGTGCCACAGCATGCTCGAATATCCATTATGGTACGTATATTTCCTCATCCCGTTCAGCCTGATGCTCTTTCTCTCCGAACCAGGCACTTCAGACGGCATATCCTGTACGGCAGCCGTCAACCGTAGCATACAGGCTGCCTCCCTTATCCTACTTGCAGGGCTTCTGCACTTAGGCTGGACATACACCCAACTGGTTCGCTTCAGCACCATACGCCAGAGCGACAATACGCAAACCGTCCAAAAGAAAATCGACGGACTGCGCCACATCTCCGAAAACAGCCCCATGCTGTCCTACTATGCCGATCTGAGCCTCAGCAAACGCGCCTCACCGACCGATGCCGACATCCGTCCTTGGGCAGAAAAAGCAACCCTTAAATCACTAACTTACCGCCCCTACTCCAACACCTACCAAGTTGCCCTCTACCTCATGCGGCAGGGGAAAAATGAAGATGCGGAACAATGGATGCGTGCAACACAGTCCTATTACCCCTACCTTATGCCCTTTTACGCCGGCAAAATCCGGCAACACCACATGCTGGCACCGCTGCTGCCCGATTTGCTCAAAGACTGCAAAATTTTCGTCAACACGCCGCAACACCAGAAAGCACAATCCTGCGACTGA
- a CDS encoding DUF2069 domain-containing protein: MNKQTAYFLASFSLIALIALSLSWELWIAPLRPGGSWLALKTLPLCLPLSGILKKKIYTYQYSSMLILIYFAEAVMRLFNAYPAEKICATLAAALSISFFTASLSFVKQHKKTNHVR; this comes from the coding sequence GTGAACAAACAAACCGCTTACTTCCTTGCCTCCTTCAGCCTGATTGCACTGATTGCCCTATCCCTTTCTTGGGAATTATGGATTGCACCGTTACGCCCGGGCGGTTCGTGGCTTGCGCTCAAAACCTTGCCCCTCTGCCTGCCGCTTTCAGGCATCCTGAAGAAAAAAATCTACACCTACCAATACAGCTCCATGTTGATTCTGATTTATTTTGCCGAAGCCGTCATGCGCCTGTTCAACGCCTATCCCGCAGAAAAAATTTGTGCCACACTAGCTGCGGCATTAAGTATCAGCTTCTTCACAGCCTCCCTGTCATTCGTCAAACAACACAAAAAAACCAACCATGTCCGTTGA
- a CDS encoding Maf family nucleotide pyrophosphatase, giving the protein MNTLYLGSNSPRRMQILTQLGYHVIKLPADIDEAVKVDETPACYVQRMAAEKNQTALALFLETNGAMPDFPLITADTCVVSDGIILGKPRSQAEAVKFLKLLSDTRHTVLTSVHIHYRGNAKNCLQTNHVAFKPLCSEEISAYVQSGEPMDKAGAYAVQGIGGIFIQSIEGSFSGIMGLPVYETVSMLQDLGYCSPLSALKP; this is encoded by the coding sequence TTGAACACCCTTTACTTAGGTTCGAACAGCCCGCGCAGGATGCAGATCCTGACACAGTTGGGCTACCATGTCATCAAACTGCCTGCCGATATCGATGAAGCCGTTAAAGTCGATGAAACACCTGCCTGTTACGTTCAAAGAATGGCGGCAGAAAAAAATCAGACGGCTTTGGCCCTGTTTCTCGAAACCAACGGCGCAATGCCTGATTTTCCCTTGATTACAGCGGATACCTGCGTTGTTTCAGACGGCATTATATTAGGCAAACCCCGCTCCCAAGCCGAAGCGGTCAAATTCCTAAAACTGCTGTCGGACACCAGGCATACCGTCCTGACATCCGTCCATATCCACTATCGAGGCAATGCGAAAAACTGCCTCCAAACCAACCACGTCGCCTTCAAGCCCCTGTGTTCGGAAGAAATTTCCGCCTATGTACAAAGCGGCGAACCGATGGATAAAGCCGGTGCCTACGCCGTGCAAGGCATAGGCGGTATCTTTATCCAATCTATCGAAGGCAGCTTCAGCGGCATTATGGGGCTGCCTGTTTATGAAACCGTTTCCATGTTGCAGGATTTGGGATACTGCTCCCCCTTATCCGCCCTTAAACCGTAA
- the tatC gene encoding twin-arginine translocase subunit TatC: MSETQNEQPVQPLVEHLIELRRRLMWTVVGILVCFFGLMPFAQQLYTFIADPLMANLPKDTSMIATDVIAPFFVPVKVTLMAAFLISLPHTLYQIWAFVAPALYQNEKRLITPLVLSSVSLFFIGMAFAYFLVFPVIFKFLAGITPVGVNMATDIDKYLSFILGMFVAFGTTFEVPIVVILLTKIGVVTTGQLKHARPYVIVGAFVIAAVITPPDVISQTLLAIPLILLYEAGIWFGRFFTPHSEQDGDIQPPAEA, encoded by the coding sequence GTGTCCGAAACACAAAACGAACAACCCGTCCAACCACTTGTCGAACACCTCATCGAGCTGCGCCGCCGCCTGATGTGGACGGTTGTCGGCATCTTAGTCTGCTTTTTCGGCCTAATGCCGTTTGCCCAACAACTCTATACTTTTATCGCCGACCCGCTGATGGCAAACCTGCCAAAAGACACCAGCATGATTGCCACCGACGTCATCGCACCATTTTTTGTGCCGGTCAAAGTTACCCTGATGGCGGCATTTTTAATTTCGCTGCCGCATACGCTCTACCAAATCTGGGCATTTGTCGCCCCCGCACTCTATCAAAACGAAAAACGCCTGATTACCCCGCTTGTCCTCTCAAGCGTCAGCCTGTTTTTCATCGGCATGGCGTTTGCCTATTTTCTGGTTTTTCCCGTCATTTTCAAATTCCTTGCCGGCATTACCCCTGTCGGCGTCAATATGGCGACAGACATCGACAAATACCTGTCTTTTATCTTAGGCATGTTCGTTGCGTTCGGCACAACCTTTGAAGTTCCCATCGTCGTTATCCTGTTAACCAAAATCGGCGTGGTAACAACCGGACAGCTCAAACATGCCCGCCCCTATGTCATTGTCGGTGCTTTTGTCATTGCCGCAGTCATCACACCGCCCGACGTTATTTCACAAACCCTGCTTGCCATTCCGCTGATTCTCTTATACGAAGCAGGTATTTGGTTCGGACGCTTTTTCACGCCACACTCAGAACAGGATGGCGACATACAGCCTCCGGCAGAAGCCTGA
- the tatB gene encoding Sec-independent protein translocase protein TatB — translation MFDFGLGELILVGVIALIVLGPERLPEAARTAGRLIGRLQRFVGSVKQEFDTQIELEELRKAKQEFEAAAAQVRDSLKETGTDMEGNLHDISDGLKPWDKLPEQRTPADFGVDEGGNPLPDTANTVSDGIADVMPSERSDTSAETLGNDGQTGGTAEPSETDKDRAWREYLTAPSSPAAQTVEVSYIDTAAVETPVPHTTSLRKQAISRKRDLRPKSRAKPKLRVRKS, via the coding sequence ATGTTTGATTTCGGTTTGGGCGAGCTGATTTTGGTCGGCGTTATCGCCCTGATTGTCCTTGGTCCAGAACGCCTGCCCGAAGCCGCCCGCACTGCCGGAAGGCTCATCGGCAGGCTGCAACGCTTTGTCGGAAGCGTCAAACAGGAATTTGACACTCAAATCGAACTGGAAGAACTGAGGAAGGCAAAGCAGGAATTCGAAGCCGCCGCCGCTCAGGTTCGAGACAGCCTCAAAGAAACCGGTACGGATATGGAGGGTAATCTGCACGACATTTCCGACGGGCTAAAACCATGGGACAAACTACCCGAACAGCGGACACCTGCCGATTTCGGCGTTGATGAAGGCGGCAACCCCCTTCCCGATACGGCAAACACCGTATCAGACGGTATTGCCGACGTTATGCCGTCTGAACGTTCCGATACTTCCGCCGAAACCCTTGGGAATGACGGGCAAACCGGCGGCACAGCCGAGCCTTCGGAAACCGATAAAGACCGCGCATGGCGCGAATACCTGACCGCACCTTCTTCGCCTGCCGCACAAACCGTGGAAGTCAGCTATATCGATACCGCTGCTGTTGAAACCCCTGTTCCGCATACCACTTCGCTACGTAAACAGGCCATAAGCCGCAAACGCGATTTGCGTCCTAAATCCCGCGCCAAACCTAAATTGCGCGTCCGTAAATCATAA
- the tatA gene encoding Sec-independent protein translocase subunit TatA: MGSFSLTHWIIVLIIVVLIFGTKKLRNVGKDLGGAVHDFKQGLNEGTDGKDAGKDDVIEHKKDEDKA; the protein is encoded by the coding sequence ATGGGCAGTTTTTCTCTGACGCACTGGATTATCGTATTAATCATCGTCGTTTTGATATTTGGCACCAAAAAACTGCGCAACGTCGGCAAAGACCTCGGCGGCGCGGTTCATGACTTCAAACAGGGACTGAACGAAGGCACCGATGGCAAAGATGCCGGAAAAGACGACGTAATCGAACATAAAAAAGACGAAGACAAAGCATAA
- a CDS encoding histidine triad nucleotide-binding protein: MDNCIFCKIAAKDIPAQTVYEDGDMICFKDIRPAAPVHLLLIPKVHFDSLAHAAPEHQQLLGKMMLKVPEIAKASGLTDGFKTLINTGKGGGQEVFHLHIHIMGTPV; this comes from the coding sequence ATGGACAACTGTATTTTCTGTAAAATTGCCGCCAAAGACATTCCAGCGCAAACCGTCTACGAAGACGGGGATATGATTTGTTTCAAAGACATCCGCCCTGCCGCGCCGGTTCACCTGCTGCTCATTCCGAAAGTCCATTTCGACTCGCTGGCGCACGCCGCGCCCGAACATCAGCAGCTATTGGGCAAAATGATGTTGAAAGTTCCCGAAATCGCTAAAGCTTCGGGACTGACCGACGGCTTTAAAACCCTAATCAATACCGGCAAAGGTGGCGGGCAAGAAGTCTTCCACCTGCATATACACATCATGGGTACACCGGTATAA
- a CDS encoding NADH-dependent flavin oxidoreductase: MNPKYAPLFQTYTLNNGVTIKNRLVVAPMTHFGSQADGLISDQERTFLNNRAVDMGLFITAATLVQKDGKAFHGQPEATGEHCLDSLKEIAQILQQQGAKAILQIHHGGSKAIDDLLDGLDKISASSSEAEHAREATAEEIEALIASYAQAADLALRAGFDGVEIHGANGYLIQQFYSAQSNRRNDQWGGSLENRMRFPLAVIDAVVAVREKHRRNDFIIGYRFSPEEPGDDGLTMTETGALIDALVQKPLQYLHVSLWEFDKKIRRGGDTTQTRMQFIHERINGKLPLIGVGNLFTADQILAAYETGWAEFIALGKTVMINPHIATQIREGHEDEIETQLYPTRADRYGFPDTLWEFASSGTQSWLPPVKDKEWNPIDI; this comes from the coding sequence ATGAATCCAAAATACGCCCCACTCTTCCAAACATACACCCTTAATAACGGCGTAACCATCAAAAACCGCCTTGTCGTCGCCCCCATGACCCATTTCGGCTCACAAGCCGACGGTTTAATCAGCGACCAAGAGCGTACCTTCCTCAACAACCGCGCAGTCGATATGGGCCTGTTCATCACTGCCGCCACTTTGGTCCAAAAAGACGGTAAAGCCTTTCACGGCCAACCTGAAGCCACAGGCGAACACTGCCTCGACAGCCTGAAAGAAATCGCACAAATCCTGCAACAACAAGGCGCAAAAGCGATTTTGCAAATCCATCACGGCGGTTCCAAAGCCATTGATGACCTTTTGGACGGTCTCGACAAAATCAGCGCTTCCTCCAGCGAAGCCGAACACGCACGCGAAGCGACCGCAGAAGAAATCGAGGCACTCATCGCCTCTTATGCACAAGCCGCCGATTTGGCGCTTCGTGCCGGTTTTGACGGCGTGGAAATCCACGGCGCGAACGGCTATTTAATCCAACAGTTTTACTCCGCCCAAAGCAACCGCCGCAACGACCAATGGGGCGGTAGCTTGGAAAACAGAATGCGCTTCCCGCTGGCCGTTATCGATGCCGTGGTTGCCGTCCGTGAAAAACACCGGCGCAACGACTTCATCATCGGTTACCGCTTCTCCCCTGAAGAGCCGGGCGATGACGGCTTAACCATGACCGAAACCGGCGCACTGATTGACGCATTGGTACAAAAACCGCTGCAATATCTGCACGTTTCCTTGTGGGAATTTGATAAAAAAATCCGTCGCGGCGGCGATACCACCCAAACCCGTATGCAGTTCATCCACGAACGCATCAACGGCAAACTGCCGCTTATCGGCGTGGGCAACCTGTTTACCGCCGATCAAATTTTGGCCGCCTATGAAACCGGCTGGGCAGAATTTATCGCATTGGGCAAAACCGTGATGATTAATCCGCACATCGCCACACAAATCCGTGAAGGCCACGAAGATGAAATCGAAACGCAACTCTACCCGACGCGTGCCGACCGTTACGGCTTCCCTGACACCTTATGGGAATTTGCCTCCAGCGGTACGCAATCATGGCTGCCGCCGGTAAAAGATAAAGAATGGAACCCGATCGATATTTGA
- a CDS encoding 2,3-butanediol dehydrogenase, whose protein sequence is MKAARFYNKGDIRIEDIPEPTVAPGTVGINVAWCGICGTDLHEFMEGPIFIPPCGHPHPISGESAPVTMGHEFSGVVYAVGEGVDDIKVGQHVVVEPYIVHDDVPTGPGSNYHLSKDMNFIGLGGCGGGLSEKIAVKRRWVHPISDKIPLDQAALIEPLSVGHHAYVRSGAKAGDVALVGGAGPIGLLLAAVLKAKGIKVIITELSKARKDKARESGVADYILDPSEVDVVEEVKKLTNGEGVDVAFECTSVNKVMDTLVEACKPAANLVIVSIWSHPATINVHSVVMKELDVRGTIAYCNDHAETIKLVEEGKINLEPFITQRIKLDELISEGFERLIHNNESAVKIVVNPNL, encoded by the coding sequence ATGAAAGCAGCACGTTTTTACAACAAAGGCGACATCCGCATCGAAGACATTCCCGAGCCAACCGTAGCTCCGGGTACTGTCGGCATCAATGTTGCTTGGTGCGGTATCTGCGGTACCGACCTGCACGAATTCATGGAAGGCCCGATTTTCATTCCGCCTTGCGGCCATCCGCACCCAATCTCCGGCGAATCAGCCCCTGTAACCATGGGTCACGAGTTCTCCGGCGTGGTTTATGCTGTAGGCGAAGGCGTGGACGACATCAAAGTCGGCCAACACGTTGTGGTCGAACCTTACATCGTACACGATGACGTACCGACCGGCCCGGGCAGCAACTACCACCTCTCTAAAGACATGAACTTCATCGGCTTAGGCGGTTGCGGTGGCGGCTTGTCTGAAAAAATCGCCGTCAAACGCCGTTGGGTGCATCCGATTTCCGACAAAATCCCATTGGATCAAGCTGCTTTGATTGAACCTCTGTCTGTCGGCCACCATGCTTATGTACGCAGCGGCGCGAAAGCAGGCGATGTCGCATTGGTTGGCGGCGCAGGCCCAATCGGTTTGCTGTTGGCTGCCGTATTGAAAGCCAAAGGCATCAAAGTCATCATCACCGAATTGAGCAAAGCACGCAAAGACAAAGCCCGCGAATCCGGTGTTGCCGACTACATCCTCGACCCGTCCGAAGTCGATGTCGTCGAAGAAGTGAAAAAACTGACCAACGGCGAAGGCGTAGACGTTGCATTCGAATGCACCAGCGTCAACAAAGTAATGGATACCTTGGTAGAAGCATGTAAACCTGCCGCCAATTTGGTCATCGTATCCATTTGGAGCCACCCTGCTACCATCAACGTCCACAGCGTTGTGATGAAAGAGCTGGACGTGCGCGGCACCATCGCCTACTGCAACGACCACGCCGAAACCATCAAATTGGTTGAAGAAGGCAAAATCAACCTTGAGCCTTTCATCACCCAACGCATCAAACTGGACGAATTGATTTCCGAAGGCTTCGAGCGCTTAATCCACAACAACGAATCCGCAGTAAAAATCGTTGTCAATCCTAACCTTTAA
- a CDS encoding histone deacetylase family protein, with protein MFLTRLILKFYALLRLFLGKNARTAWISHPACAGHEPGANHPDSPERISSIEQALRRSGVWQHLQTVEAEEISDMRLALAHTSKYLNRLESCRPENDKIFRLDDDTVISKNSLSAARFSVGSVVQAIDMVMNRQAWHAFCAARPPGHHAGSGNAGGFCLLNNAAVGTMYALAEYRLNRIAVIDFDVHYGDGTAEILKNDSRILFFNLFETDLFPFPENNNMPDGENMVHLPFPPGTGSRAFRKAVRRQWLPRLAAFKPELVLLSAGFDAHRSDESGRLNLHEADFAWLTYKIIQTASSCPGKIVSVLEGGYTLESLSKSAVEHIRVLAGLGKSDTVTAYQKNLYRNRNKRFTKPKSL; from the coding sequence ATGTTCTTGACCCGCCTAATCTTGAAATTCTATGCACTATTGCGCCTTTTTTTGGGCAAAAACGCCCGCACCGCATGGATTTCGCATCCCGCCTGTGCCGGGCACGAACCCGGCGCAAACCATCCCGACTCCCCTGAACGGATCAGCAGCATCGAACAAGCCTTACGCCGCTCCGGTGTTTGGCAACACCTCCAAACCGTAGAGGCGGAAGAAATCAGCGACATGCGCCTCGCACTTGCCCATACAAGCAAATACCTGAACCGATTGGAATCCTGCCGGCCCGAAAATGACAAGATTTTCCGTCTGGACGACGATACCGTTATCAGTAAAAACTCCCTGTCTGCCGCCCGTTTTTCCGTAGGTTCGGTCGTTCAGGCAATCGATATGGTCATGAACCGCCAAGCATGGCATGCCTTCTGTGCAGCCCGCCCTCCCGGACATCATGCAGGAAGCGGCAACGCAGGAGGATTCTGCCTGTTAAACAACGCTGCCGTCGGCACAATGTACGCCCTTGCCGAATACCGGCTGAACCGCATTGCCGTCATCGATTTTGATGTCCATTACGGCGACGGCACGGCAGAAATACTCAAAAACGATTCGCGCATCCTGTTTTTTAACCTGTTCGAAACCGACCTTTTCCCCTTCCCCGAAAACAACAATATGCCCGACGGAGAGAACATGGTGCACCTGCCCTTCCCACCGGGGACGGGCAGCCGTGCATTCCGCAAAGCAGTCCGCAGACAGTGGTTACCGCGACTTGCCGCATTCAAACCCGAACTGGTACTGTTATCTGCAGGATTCGATGCGCATCGTTCGGACGAATCCGGCAGGCTCAACCTGCACGAGGCAGATTTTGCCTGGCTGACATACAAAATCATTCAGACGGCATCGAGCTGTCCGGGTAAAATCGTATCCGTATTGGAAGGTGGTTATACCCTTGAATCCCTATCAAAATCTGCTGTCGAACATATACGCGTACTGGCAGGATTGGGAAAATCCGATACCGTAACCGCCTATCAGAAAAACTTATACCGCAACAGAAACAAACGGTTTACCAAACCCAAATCACTATAA
- the yajC gene encoding preprotein translocase subunit YajC, with protein MNQAVAQFAPLVLIMVVFYFLIMRPQQKKFKAHQAMLAALKVGDKVVLAAGFKGRVTKVGEQFYTVDIGQGAKIEVEVERNAIAAKAE; from the coding sequence ATGAATCAAGCTGTTGCACAATTTGCTCCTTTAGTGTTGATTATGGTGGTGTTCTACTTCTTGATTATGCGTCCGCAGCAAAAGAAATTCAAAGCACACCAAGCGATGCTGGCTGCTTTGAAGGTCGGCGACAAAGTTGTTTTGGCTGCCGGTTTTAAAGGACGTGTAACCAAAGTAGGCGAGCAATTCTATACTGTTGATATCGGCCAAGGTGCGAAAATTGAAGTGGAAGTTGAGCGCAACGCGATTGCCGCAAAAGCCGAATAA